The Cucumis melo cultivar AY chromosome 5, USDA_Cmelo_AY_1.0, whole genome shotgun sequence genome has a segment encoding these proteins:
- the LOC103498050 gene encoding golgin candidate 1 isoform X2, which produces MASWFKAAEGLFEVVDRKAKLVVSELSEEQSHAQTAASNGQGSQTRKTKPKKKKVFSNDLPIANATPEEESSTLASKADVVLSPGKEGIVSSTEDDRTTSDKSTTQVNKRKPDDNDNTIPVLEIPSTDGLVVEAGKQIPDGMDTSAGIADVEVIAPTSKTELTNVNASDVHEEHLLSTPNKEAVVINKEHQDEEQSNKLGSVETISKIDREMSESAPTEFQDNGESQTKDDSNKVQSPVNQKHQENSADKSSIKVQDQLEEAQMLLKTSNSTGQSKEARLVKVCAGLSSRLQEFKSENAQLEELLIAERELSRSYDARIKQLEQNLLESKNEVSRVESSMAEALAAKNTEIGALIGSMDALKKQAALSEGSLASMQANMESMMRNRELTETRMMQALREELASAERRAEEERSAHNATKMASMEREMELEHRAMEAASALARIQRVADERTSKATELEQKVALLEVECSSLNQELQDLEARARRGQKKSPEEANQLIQMQAWQEEVERARQGQRDAELKLSSMEAELQKMRVEMAAMKRDAEHYSRQEHMELEKRYRELTDLLYYKQTQLEAMASEKAAAEFQLEKEINRAQEAQVEVERSRASRRASSASWEEDAEIKSLEPLPLHHRYMVGTSVQLQKAAKLLDSGAVRATRFLWRYPTARLILLFYLVFVHLFMMYLLHRLQMYLITYQTTQFGEPELKRILLLLEKLPNPWA; this is translated from the exons ATGGCGTCTTGGTTCAAAGCTGCCGAAG GATTGTTTGAAGTCGTAGATCGGAAGGCAAAGCTTGTTGTTAGTGAGTTATCAGAAGAGCAGTCTCATGCTCAAACAGCAG cTTCTAATGGCCAAGGATCTCAAACCAGGAAGACAAAGCCAAAGAAAAAG AAAGTATTCTCCAACGACCTTCCTATAGCAAATGCCACTCCAGAAGAAGAATCAAGCACATTAGCATCAAAGGCAGATGTGGTCTTGTCACCTGGAAAGGAAGGAATTGTTTCTTCCACTGAAGATGACCGAACGACATCTGACAAGTCTACGACCCAAGTCAACAAAAGGAAGCCAGATGACAATGACAATACTATTCCTGTGTTAGAAATTCCATCAACAGATGGCCTGGTAGTTGAAGCAGGAAAACAAATTCCTGATGGCATGGACACTTCAGCTGGCATTGCCGATGTCGAAGTTATTGCACCAACTTCTAAAACTGAACTAACTAATGTGAATGCCTCGGATGTTCATGAAGAACATTTACTGTCAACACCTAATAAAGAAGCTGTGGTGATCAATAAAGAGCATCAAGATGAGGAGCAGAGCAATAAATTGGGAAGTGTAGAAACTATCTCAAAGATAGATCGAGAAATGTCTGAATCTGCTCCAACAGAGTTCCAGGATAATGGCGAAAGTCAAACAAAAGATGATTCTAATAAGGTTCAATCACCAGTCAATCAAAAGCATCAAGAGAATTCAGCTGACAAGTCTTCTATAAAAGTGCAGGACCAACTTGAAGAG GCACAAATGCTACTTAAAACTTCCAATTCCACTGGTCAGTCAAAAGAAGCAAGGCTAGTTAAG GTCTGTGCTGGACTTTCATCACGACTTCAAGAATTTAAGTCTGAAAATGCACAGTTGGAGGAACTTCTTATTGCAGAG AGAGAATTGAGTAGATCATATGACGCTCGCATAAAGCAGCTAGAGCAAAATCTGTTGGAATCCAAAAATGAAGTTTCTAGAGTTGAGTCAAGTATGGCTGAAGCTTTGGCAGCAAAGAACACGGAAATTGGGGCTCTTATTGGTTCAATGGATGCACTTAAAAAGCAAGCTGCCTTATCTGAAGGAAGTCTTGCCTCAATGCAG GCAAATATGGAGTCAATGATGAGGAATAGAGAACTAACTGAGACTAGGATGATGCAA GCTCTAAGAGAGGAGCTAGCTTCTGCTGAGCGTAGAGCAGAAGAAGAACGTTCTGCCCATAATGCTACAAAGATG GCTTCCATGGAAAGAGAAATGGAACTGGAACATAGAGCCATGGAAGCGGCATCTGCTCTTGCAAGGATCCAG AGAGTAGCAGATGAACGAACATCAAAAGCAACAGAGCTTGAGCAGAAGGTAGCGCTGCTTGAG GTCGAATGCTCATCTTTAAATCAAGAACTGCAAGATTTAGAAGCTCGTGCTCGCCGTGGACAAAAGAAATCACCTGAAGAGGCAAACCAATTGATTCAG ATGCAAGCCTGGCAAGAAGAAGTGGAACGTGCTCGGCAAGGTCAGAGAGATGCTGAACTGAAACTTTCTTCCATGGAG GCTGAATTGCAGAAAATGAGAGTTGAAATGGCTGCTATGAAAAGGGATGCTGAACATTATTCACGTCAG GAGCACATGGAGCTTGAGAAGCGTTATCGTGAACTAACTGACCTATTG TACTACAAGCAAACACAGTTGGAAGCTATGGCAAGCGAAAAAGCTGCCGCTGAGTTTCAACTGGAGAAGGAAATAAACCGCGCTCAAGAGGCACAG GTAGAGGTAGAAAGAAGTAGAGCCTCCCGTCGAGCTTCTTCTGCATCTTGGGAAGAAGATGCTGAAATAAAATCTCTCGA GCCCCTACCGCTGCATCACCGATACATGGTCGGGACAAGCGTACAG TTGCAAAAAGCAGCCAAACTATTAGATTCTGGAGCAGTCAGAGCAACGAGATTTCTGTGGCGGTATCCAACTGCAAGACTAATTCTACTCTTTTATTTG GTATTTGTACACCTTTTCATGATGTATCTATTGCACCGTTTACAG ATGTACCTTATAACTTATCAAACAACTCAATTTGGTGAGCCCGA GCTCAAGCGGATACTATTACTGCTAGAGAAGTTGCCGAATCCATGGGCCTAA
- the LOC103498050 gene encoding golgin candidate 1 isoform X7: MASWFKAAEGLFEVVDRKAKLVVSELSEEQSHAQTAASNGQGSQTRKTKPKKKKKVFSNDLPIANATPEEESSTLASKADVVLSPGKEGIVSSTEDDRTTSDKSTTQVNKRKPDDNDNTIPVLEIPSTDGLVVEAGKQIPDGMDTSAGIADVEVIAPTSKTELTNVNASDVHEEHLLSTPNKEAVVINKEHQDEEQSNKLGSVETISKIDREMSESAPTEFQDNGESQTKDDSNKVQSPVNQKHQENSADKSSIKVQDQLEEAQMLLKTSNSTGQSKEARLVKVCAGLSSRLQEFKSENAQLEELLIAERELSRSYDARIKQLEQNLLESKNEVSRVESSMAEALAAKNTEIGALIGSMDALKKQAALSEGSLASMQANMESMMRNRELTETRMMQALREELASAERRAEEERSAHNATKMASMEREMELEHRAMEAASALARIQRVADERTSKATELEQKVALLEVECSSLNQELQDLEARARRGQKKSPEEANQLIQMQAWQEEVERARQGQRDAELKLSSMEAELQKMRVEMAAMKRDAEHYSRQEHMELEKRYRELTDLLYYKQTQLEAMASEKAAAEFQLEKEINRAQEAQAPTAASPIHGRDKRTVAKSSQTIRFWSSQSNEISVAVSNCKTNSTLLFGICTPFHDVSIAPFTDVPYNLSNNSIW, encoded by the exons ATGGCGTCTTGGTTCAAAGCTGCCGAAG GATTGTTTGAAGTCGTAGATCGGAAGGCAAAGCTTGTTGTTAGTGAGTTATCAGAAGAGCAGTCTCATGCTCAAACAGCAG cTTCTAATGGCCAAGGATCTCAAACCAGGAAGACAAAGCCAAAGAAAAAG AAGAAAGTATTCTCCAACGACCTTCCTATAGCAAATGCCACTCCAGAAGAAGAATCAAGCACATTAGCATCAAAGGCAGATGTGGTCTTGTCACCTGGAAAGGAAGGAATTGTTTCTTCCACTGAAGATGACCGAACGACATCTGACAAGTCTACGACCCAAGTCAACAAAAGGAAGCCAGATGACAATGACAATACTATTCCTGTGTTAGAAATTCCATCAACAGATGGCCTGGTAGTTGAAGCAGGAAAACAAATTCCTGATGGCATGGACACTTCAGCTGGCATTGCCGATGTCGAAGTTATTGCACCAACTTCTAAAACTGAACTAACTAATGTGAATGCCTCGGATGTTCATGAAGAACATTTACTGTCAACACCTAATAAAGAAGCTGTGGTGATCAATAAAGAGCATCAAGATGAGGAGCAGAGCAATAAATTGGGAAGTGTAGAAACTATCTCAAAGATAGATCGAGAAATGTCTGAATCTGCTCCAACAGAGTTCCAGGATAATGGCGAAAGTCAAACAAAAGATGATTCTAATAAGGTTCAATCACCAGTCAATCAAAAGCATCAAGAGAATTCAGCTGACAAGTCTTCTATAAAAGTGCAGGACCAACTTGAAGAG GCACAAATGCTACTTAAAACTTCCAATTCCACTGGTCAGTCAAAAGAAGCAAGGCTAGTTAAG GTCTGTGCTGGACTTTCATCACGACTTCAAGAATTTAAGTCTGAAAATGCACAGTTGGAGGAACTTCTTATTGCAGAG AGAGAATTGAGTAGATCATATGACGCTCGCATAAAGCAGCTAGAGCAAAATCTGTTGGAATCCAAAAATGAAGTTTCTAGAGTTGAGTCAAGTATGGCTGAAGCTTTGGCAGCAAAGAACACGGAAATTGGGGCTCTTATTGGTTCAATGGATGCACTTAAAAAGCAAGCTGCCTTATCTGAAGGAAGTCTTGCCTCAATGCAG GCAAATATGGAGTCAATGATGAGGAATAGAGAACTAACTGAGACTAGGATGATGCAA GCTCTAAGAGAGGAGCTAGCTTCTGCTGAGCGTAGAGCAGAAGAAGAACGTTCTGCCCATAATGCTACAAAGATG GCTTCCATGGAAAGAGAAATGGAACTGGAACATAGAGCCATGGAAGCGGCATCTGCTCTTGCAAGGATCCAG AGAGTAGCAGATGAACGAACATCAAAAGCAACAGAGCTTGAGCAGAAGGTAGCGCTGCTTGAG GTCGAATGCTCATCTTTAAATCAAGAACTGCAAGATTTAGAAGCTCGTGCTCGCCGTGGACAAAAGAAATCACCTGAAGAGGCAAACCAATTGATTCAG ATGCAAGCCTGGCAAGAAGAAGTGGAACGTGCTCGGCAAGGTCAGAGAGATGCTGAACTGAAACTTTCTTCCATGGAG GCTGAATTGCAGAAAATGAGAGTTGAAATGGCTGCTATGAAAAGGGATGCTGAACATTATTCACGTCAG GAGCACATGGAGCTTGAGAAGCGTTATCGTGAACTAACTGACCTATTG TACTACAAGCAAACACAGTTGGAAGCTATGGCAAGCGAAAAAGCTGCCGCTGAGTTTCAACTGGAGAAGGAAATAAACCGCGCTCAAGAGGCACAG GCCCCTACCGCTGCATCACCGATACATGGTCGGGACAAGCGTACAG TTGCAAAAAGCAGCCAAACTATTAGATTCTGGAGCAGTCAGAGCAACGAGATTTCTGTGGCGGTATCCAACTGCAAGACTAATTCTACTCTTTTATTTG GTATTTGTACACCTTTTCATGATGTATCTATTGCACCGTTTACAG ATGTACCTTATAACTTATCAAACAACTCAATTTGGTGA
- the LOC103498050 gene encoding golgin candidate 1 isoform X8: MASWFKAAEGLFEVVDRKAKLVVSELSEEQSHAQTAASNGQGSQTRKTKPKKKKKVFSNDLPIANATPEEESSTLASKADVVLSPGKEGIVSSTEDDRTTSDKSTTQVNKRKPDDNDNTIPVLEIPSTDGLVVEAGKQIPDGMDTSAGIADVEVIAPTSKTELTNVNASDVHEEHLLSTPNKEAVVINKEHQDEEQSNKLGSVETISKIDREMSESAPTEFQDNGESQTKDDSNKVQSPVNQKHQENSADKSSIKVQDQLEEAQMLLKTSNSTGQSKEARLVKVCAGLSSRLQEFKSENAQLEELLIAERELSRSYDARIKQLEQNLLESKNEVSRVESSMAEALAAKNTEIGALIGSMDALKKQAALSEGSLASMQANMESMMRNRELTETRMMQALREELASAERRAEEERSAHNATKMASMEREMELEHRAMEAASALARIQRVADERTSKATELEQKVALLEVECSSLNQELQDLEARARRGQKKSPEEANQLIQMQAWQEEVERARQGQRDAELKLSSMEAELQKMRVEMAAMKRDAEHYSRQEHMELEKRYRELTDLLYYKQTQLEAMASEKAAAEFQLEKEINRAQEAQAPTAASPIHGRDKRTVAKSSQTIRFWSSQSNEISVAVSNCKTNSTLLFGICTPFHDVSIAPFTGSSGYYYC; the protein is encoded by the exons ATGGCGTCTTGGTTCAAAGCTGCCGAAG GATTGTTTGAAGTCGTAGATCGGAAGGCAAAGCTTGTTGTTAGTGAGTTATCAGAAGAGCAGTCTCATGCTCAAACAGCAG cTTCTAATGGCCAAGGATCTCAAACCAGGAAGACAAAGCCAAAGAAAAAG AAGAAAGTATTCTCCAACGACCTTCCTATAGCAAATGCCACTCCAGAAGAAGAATCAAGCACATTAGCATCAAAGGCAGATGTGGTCTTGTCACCTGGAAAGGAAGGAATTGTTTCTTCCACTGAAGATGACCGAACGACATCTGACAAGTCTACGACCCAAGTCAACAAAAGGAAGCCAGATGACAATGACAATACTATTCCTGTGTTAGAAATTCCATCAACAGATGGCCTGGTAGTTGAAGCAGGAAAACAAATTCCTGATGGCATGGACACTTCAGCTGGCATTGCCGATGTCGAAGTTATTGCACCAACTTCTAAAACTGAACTAACTAATGTGAATGCCTCGGATGTTCATGAAGAACATTTACTGTCAACACCTAATAAAGAAGCTGTGGTGATCAATAAAGAGCATCAAGATGAGGAGCAGAGCAATAAATTGGGAAGTGTAGAAACTATCTCAAAGATAGATCGAGAAATGTCTGAATCTGCTCCAACAGAGTTCCAGGATAATGGCGAAAGTCAAACAAAAGATGATTCTAATAAGGTTCAATCACCAGTCAATCAAAAGCATCAAGAGAATTCAGCTGACAAGTCTTCTATAAAAGTGCAGGACCAACTTGAAGAG GCACAAATGCTACTTAAAACTTCCAATTCCACTGGTCAGTCAAAAGAAGCAAGGCTAGTTAAG GTCTGTGCTGGACTTTCATCACGACTTCAAGAATTTAAGTCTGAAAATGCACAGTTGGAGGAACTTCTTATTGCAGAG AGAGAATTGAGTAGATCATATGACGCTCGCATAAAGCAGCTAGAGCAAAATCTGTTGGAATCCAAAAATGAAGTTTCTAGAGTTGAGTCAAGTATGGCTGAAGCTTTGGCAGCAAAGAACACGGAAATTGGGGCTCTTATTGGTTCAATGGATGCACTTAAAAAGCAAGCTGCCTTATCTGAAGGAAGTCTTGCCTCAATGCAG GCAAATATGGAGTCAATGATGAGGAATAGAGAACTAACTGAGACTAGGATGATGCAA GCTCTAAGAGAGGAGCTAGCTTCTGCTGAGCGTAGAGCAGAAGAAGAACGTTCTGCCCATAATGCTACAAAGATG GCTTCCATGGAAAGAGAAATGGAACTGGAACATAGAGCCATGGAAGCGGCATCTGCTCTTGCAAGGATCCAG AGAGTAGCAGATGAACGAACATCAAAAGCAACAGAGCTTGAGCAGAAGGTAGCGCTGCTTGAG GTCGAATGCTCATCTTTAAATCAAGAACTGCAAGATTTAGAAGCTCGTGCTCGCCGTGGACAAAAGAAATCACCTGAAGAGGCAAACCAATTGATTCAG ATGCAAGCCTGGCAAGAAGAAGTGGAACGTGCTCGGCAAGGTCAGAGAGATGCTGAACTGAAACTTTCTTCCATGGAG GCTGAATTGCAGAAAATGAGAGTTGAAATGGCTGCTATGAAAAGGGATGCTGAACATTATTCACGTCAG GAGCACATGGAGCTTGAGAAGCGTTATCGTGAACTAACTGACCTATTG TACTACAAGCAAACACAGTTGGAAGCTATGGCAAGCGAAAAAGCTGCCGCTGAGTTTCAACTGGAGAAGGAAATAAACCGCGCTCAAGAGGCACAG GCCCCTACCGCTGCATCACCGATACATGGTCGGGACAAGCGTACAG TTGCAAAAAGCAGCCAAACTATTAGATTCTGGAGCAGTCAGAGCAACGAGATTTCTGTGGCGGTATCCAACTGCAAGACTAATTCTACTCTTTTATTTG GTATTTGTACACCTTTTCATGATGTATCTATTGCACCGTTTACAG GCTCAAGCGGATACTATTACTGCTAG